In Gopherus flavomarginatus isolate rGopFla2 chromosome 5, rGopFla2.mat.asm, whole genome shotgun sequence, one DNA window encodes the following:
- the PKP3 gene encoding plakophilin-3 — MQENNFFLSALQPEAGVSSLALPSDQQLGRKTKEAPDAELLKSARVQEQVRMRMLQKSSSVSRTNGPGLDYVEGKGGSSSQGLYSNTLQKSFSSRSQTNGLDAKGTLCQPPAQNGYSTTKSTGWSSRSAVDLPHHKRMATISNGGVPQGPAYRMSYTLSQAASTSARPNSFHERNYQARPNFDTMSLRSLRLADGPGNPAGMDDRYSMISEQLGPGALYKGKSNGNFTRSYTFERQMSAGSNTGMKGPGNWMDSVEVPQNRTIRAPAMRTLQRFQSNNRSRLSTGSFSGLPAAQPGVGSSYVGMMEHSVRAPSVRSLAESNHHLQDLRAIDMYNGHNTLTTQHSYSGGFDDIDLPSAVKYLMASDPNLQVLGAAYIQHKCYSDNDAKKQARSLQAVPKLVKLFNHPSQELQRHATGAMRNLIYDNAENKLALVEENGIYELMRTLREQDDELRKNVTGILWNLSSSDTLKDRLARDTLEPLTDLILTPLSGTGSAAIIQQNASEAEIFYNSTGLLRNLSSASQQTRQKMRECHGLVDSMINYINRSLEVGKSEDKSVENAVCVLRNLSYRLYDEMPPSSLQRLEGHRRDGTPGTGELVGCFSPQGRRVREHHMNTDMVTFTEVSKDPKGMEWLWNPQIVGIYNRLLQRCELNKHTTEAASGALQNITAGDRRWAGVLSRVALEQERILNPVLDRVRTADHHQLRSLTGLIRNLSRNARNKDEMSTKVVSHLIEKLPGGVGDKEPPTDVIVNIIAVLNNLVVESPIAARDIVYFDGLQKLFYIKKKRDGSDSEKSSRAASSLLANMWQYTKLHRDYKMKGYRKEDFLAL; from the exons ATGCAGGAGAATAACTTCTTCCTGTCGGCTTTGCAGCCGGAGGCCGGTGTGAGCTCCCTGGCACTGCCCTCGgaccagcagctgggcaggaagaCCAAAGAGGCACCTGACGCGGAGCTGCTGAAGAGCGCCCGGGTGCAGGAGCAGGTCCGCATGAGGATGCTGCAGAAGAGCAGCTCTGTCTCCAGGACCAATGGACCTGGGCTCGACTACGTTGAGGGCAAAG GTGGCAGCTCCTCCCAGGGCCTGTATAGCAACACCTTGCAGAAGTCCTTCAGCTCCAGATCCCAGACCAACGGCTTAGACGCCAAGGGCACT ctGTGTCAGCCACCAGCCCAGAATGGGTACAGCACCACCAAGTCCACCGGCTGGTCCTCCCGCTCAGCTGTGGACCTCCCACATCACAAGAGGATGGCTACCATCAGCAACGGGGGCGTGCCTCAGGGCCCAGCCTACCGTATGAGCTACACCCTCTCACAGGCCGCCAGCACCTCCGCTCGGCCTAATTCCTTCCACGAGCGGAACTACCAAGCCCGACCGAACTTCGACACCATGTCGTTGCGGTCGCTGCGCCTGGCAGACGGGCCGGGCAACCCTGCAGGCATGGATGATCGTTACAGCATGATCTCGGAGCAGTTGGGCCCGGGGGCCCTCTACAAAGGCAAAAGCAATGGCAACTTCACCAGATCCTACACCTTTGAGAGGCAGATGAGTGCTGGCTCCAACACTGGGATGAAGGGGCCAGGCAACTGGATGGACAGCGTGGAGGTGCCTCAGAACCGGACCATCCGCGCACCTGCCATGCGCACCCTTCAGCGCTTCCAGAGCAACAACCGCTCCCGCCTAAGCACCGGCTCCTTCAGCGGCCTCCCGGCCGCCCAGCCGGGCGTGGGGAGCTCCTACGTGGGCATGATGGAGCACAGCGTCCGGGCTCCCTCTGTGCGCAGCCTGGCTGAGTCCAACCACCACCTACAGGACCTGCGCGCCATCGACATGTACAACGGGCACAACACGCTGACAACCCAGCACTCCTACTCCGGCGG GTTTGACGACATTGACCTGCCATCAGCAGTGAAATACCTGATGGCCAGTGACCCCAACCTACAGGTGCTGGGAGCTGCCTACATCCAGCACAAGTGCTACAGCGACAATGACGCCAAGAAGCAG GCTCGCAGCCTCCAAGCCGTGCCCAAGCTGGTGAAGCTTTTCAACCaccccagccaggagctgcagcGCCACGCCACCGGCGCCATGCGCAACCTCATCTATGACAATGCTGAGAACAAGCTGGCACTGGTGGAGGAGAATGGCATCTATGAGCTGATGAGGACGCTGCGTGAGCAGGATGACGAACTGCGCAAGAACGTCACGG GGATCCTGTGGAATCTCTCCTCCAGCGACACCCTAAAGGACCGCCTGGCTCGGGACACCCTGGAGCCACTCACCGACCTGATCCTGACCCCGCTCTCCGGTACGGGCAGTGCTGCCATCATCCAGCAGAATGCCTCGGAAGCGGAGATCTTCTACAACTCCACAGGCCTCCTCAG GAACCTCAGCTCCGCCAGCCAGCAGACCCGACAGAAGATGCGCGAGTGCCACGGGCTGGTGGACTCCATGATCAATTACATCAACAGGTCTCTGGAGGTGGGGAAGTCAGAGGACAAG agcgTGGAGAACGCCGTGTGTGTGCTGCGGAACCTCTCCTACCGTCTGTACGATGAGATGCCCCCGTCCTCGCTGCAGCGGCTGGAGGGGCACCGGAGGGACGGCACCCCGGGGACGGGGGAGCTGGTGGGCTGCTTCAGCCCCCAGGGCAGGCGAGTGCGAGAG CACCACATGAACACAGACATGGTGACCTTCACGGAGGTCTCCAAGGACCCCAAAGGGATGGAGTGGCTCTGGAACCCGCAGATCGTGGGCATCTACAACCGGCTGCTGCAGCGCTGCGAGCTGAACAAACACACCACGGAGGCGGCCTCAGGGGCGCTGCAGAACATCACCGCTGGAGACCGGAGG TGGGCCGGTGTGCTGAGCAGGGTGGCTTTGGAGCAGGAGCGGATCCTGAACCCTGTGCTAGACCGAGTCCGCACAGCCGACCATCACCAGCTACGCTCCCTGACGGGGCTGATCCGCAATCTGTCCCGCAATGCACGCAACAAGGACGAGATGT CGACCAAGGTGGTGAGCCATCTGATTGAGAAGCTTCCAGGAGGCGTTGGTGACAAGGAGCCCCCGACCGACGTCATCGTGAACATCATTGCCGTGCTGAACAACCTGGTGGTGGAGAGCCCCATTGCCGCCCGCGACATCGTCTACTTTGACGGCCTCCAGAAGCTCTTCTACATCAAGAAGAAAAGGGACGG CTCGGACAGCGAGAAGTCCTCCAGAGCTGCTTCCAGCCTGTTGGCCAACATGTGGCAGTACACCAAGCTGCACCGGGACTACAAAATG AAGGGCTACCGGAAGGAGGATTTCCTAGCTCTGTAA